In one window of Gossypium hirsutum isolate 1008001.06 chromosome A01, Gossypium_hirsutum_v2.1, whole genome shotgun sequence DNA:
- the LOC107917301 gene encoding secreted RxLR effector protein 161-like produces the protein MTDLRVMTYFLWMEMNPSDQGIFISQHAFTLKIHNRFWMTKCKTVSTPVAQGEKLTSSGNQERVDEKEYRRLVVCLLYLTATRPVIMYAVSLLSRFMHCYDVVHFKAAKRVLRYVKGTLDHGVKFEKEKVLKLIGYSDSDWVGSIDDMKSTSGYFLTLGSEVFCWSSKKQQIVAQSTTEAEYIAAAAVVNQAIWLRKLLCDLNEEQTQATEIRVNNQSTVAIAKNPIFHGKT, from the coding sequence ATGACAGATTTGAGAGTTATGACATACTTCCTTTGGATGGAAATGAACCCATCTGATCAAGGCATCTTCATTAGCCAACATGCCTTTACTTTGAAGATTCACAACAGATTTTGGATGACAAAATGTAAAACAGTCAGCACACCAGTGGCTCAAGGGGAGAAGTTGACTAGTAGTGGGAATCAAGAGAGGGTTGACGAGAAGGAGTATAGAAGATTGGTAGTTTGCTTACTTTACTTAACAGCTACTAGGCCTGTTATCATGTATGCTGTTAGTCTTCTATCCAGGTTTATGCATTGCTACGATGTTGTTCATTTTAAAGCAGCAAAGAGAGTTCTCAGATATGTGAAGGGAACTTTGGATCATGGAGTGAAGTTTGAGAAGGAAAAAGTGCTCAAACTAATAGGGTATTCAGATAGTGATTGGGTAGGGTCCattgatgacatgaaaagcacctcaggaTACTTTCTTACTCTTGGCTCAGAGGTTTTCTGTTGGAGCTCAAAGAAACAACAAATTGTTGCTCAATCAACAACTGAAGCAGAGTATATTGCAGCTGCTGCAGTTGTTAATCAAGCTATTTGGCTTAGAAAGTTGTTGTGTGATTTAAATGAAGAACAAACTCAAGCTACTGAGATCAGAGTTAATAATCAGTCAACAGTTGCTATAGCTAAAAATCCTATTTTTCATGGAAAGACCTAA
- the LOC107917300 gene encoding uncharacterized protein → MASNERLFKNLDRRFTSKVRVGNGNLIEARGKRDAVISTHSGNKVISDVFYVLDIDQNLLSVGQLIVKGYSLVFKNNSCVVEDSFGQVLVTVPMTYRYFMLDVNQLEKKAYTSATDLASLWHKRLGHVSYKSLGLLDRLNLVEGISKLKSVMMFLKFDSLVSRQDCLFQSIRHGELEFQKLCEQAGIHHQLTTVYTPQQNGVCERKNRSVLDMARCLLFESKLPSKFWVEVVNTSVYLLNRLPTTAVKEKTPFEAWHDLKPVVSHLKVFGCICYTIIPTEKRTKLDKSFVPGIFVGYSSTNKGYRFGLAEGGPVDDNFDEAPMRGIRTIADIYQRCDVTIVEPSGFEEATRGKC, encoded by the exons ATGGCTTCAAATGAAAGGCTGTTCAAGAATCTTGACAGAAGGTTTACTTCCAAAGTTAGAGTTGGAAATGGCAACCTTATTGAGGCCAGAGGCAAAAGAGATGCAGTGATCAGCACACATTCAGGTAATAAAGTTATTTCTGATGTATTTTATGTGCTTGACATAGAtcaaaacctacttagtgttggTCAGCTAATTGTGAAGGGTTATTCACTGGTTTTCAAGAATAACTCATGCGTTGTTGAGGATTCATTTGGTCAAGTACTGGTTACAGTGCCTATGACTTATAGGTATTTTATGCTGGATGTTAATCAGCTAGAGAAGAAGGCCTATACTAGTGCTACTGACTTAGCTAGTTTATGGCATAAGAGGTTAGGCCATGTCAGTTACAAATCACTTGGTTTGCTTGATAGATTGAATTTGGTTGAAGGCATATCCAAATTGAAGTCAGTAATGATGTTTCTAAAGTTTGACAGCTTGGTAAGCAGGCAAGACTGCCTTTTCCAGTCAATAAGGCATGGAGAGCTCGAG TTTCAGAAGCTGTGTGAGCAAGCTGGAATTCATCATCAGCTAACAACAGTCTATACTCCTCAACAAAATGGAGTATGTGAGAGGAAGAATCGATCAGTGCTTGATATGGCTAGATGCTTACTGTTTGAGAGCAAGCTACCAAGCAAATTCTGGGTTGAGGTTGTCAATACTTCAGTGTATCTGCTCAACAGGCTTCCTACTACTGCTGTGAAGGAAAAGACTCCTTTTGAAGCTTGGCATGATCTCAAACCAGTAGTGTCACACCTAAAGGTGTTTGGTTGTATCTGCTACACTATTATTCCAACTGAAAAGAGAACCAAACTAGATAAAAGTTTTGTGCCTGGGATCTTTGTTGGTTACAGCAGCACCAATAAGGGCTACAGG TTTGGACTAGCTGAAGGAGGGCCAGTTGATGATAATTTTGATGAAGCACCTATGAGAGGGATAAGGACTATTGCTGATATCTACCAAAGATGTGATGTTACAATAGTTGAACCTTCAGGTTTTGAAGAGGCTACCAGGGGAAAATGCTAG